One region of Cinclus cinclus chromosome 1, bCinCin1.1, whole genome shotgun sequence genomic DNA includes:
- the TBRG4 gene encoding FAST kinase domain-containing protein 4 isoform X4 has protein sequence MAAHLVRRCCRRLLLLPAPAGSPAGPALRTCPPRWAEGPQARPRDNGAEQQLRELIRAAASPQELLQVSRGPALSSNLAALAITRLARLAREQHLDSEGIRRDPRFQQLLCTVDAQISQVWNTPLVLLLRSLQALGLAQGGPQVRSVEQEVLWRLRRLPLRQLVHLAEHLAGQGHDSLLLPEVLRKLELRWTELDGTRTVVTLMAKVGHLSPTLMERLEDKALELAEHFDPDELRRVALALALQQRRCVPLLRALSYHLLQKPAELPLPIITDLLFAYSKLNFQQPQVLHRLSLELQPHLGSLSPAQVSRCARSFASLRWLSRPLAEGIAQYCLENPQNLSLTQLCGILVSFARLNFQPSSSEEFFSMVHERLQGQELDMHLLTDVVWSLCVLQQPRPPHLQQVLSPEFHTHLRGDPSPRAQSSWLKLLHINTTARLEVPGYQGPFLPPEVLGRDKDRDKDRDKATPLQRGLQEALPGALGGHDLVRCNVSTVYGWDIDAEVVLDSDNKALPVRDFSAPHLSHSEGTKPLPPGARRCPTMNSWS, from the exons ATGGCCGCACACCTGGTCCGCCGCTGCTGCCGGCGGCTGCTGCTTCTGCCGGCTCCGGCCGGGTCCCCGGCGGGCCCCGCCCTGCGAACCTGCCCGCCCCGCTGGGCCGAGGGGCCGCAGGCGCGGCCGCGGGACAACGGCGCGGAGCAGCAGCTGCGGGAGCTGATCCGGGCCGCTGCCagcccccaggagctgctgcaggtgagccGGGGCCCGGCCCTGAGCAGCAACCTGGCGGCGCTGGCCATCACCCGTCTGGCCCGCTTGGCCCGTGAGCAGCACCTGGACAGCGAGGGCATCCGCAGAGACCCGcgcttccagcagctcctctgcactGTGGATGCGCAG atCTCCCAGGTGTGGAACACacctctggtgctgctgctgcggagccTGCAGGCGCTGGGGCTGGCGCAGGGCGGGCCCCAGGTGCGCTCGGTGGAGCAGGAGGTGCTATGGCGGCTGCGGCGCCTGCCCCTGCGGCAGCTGGTGCACCTGGCCGAGCACCTGGCGGGGCAGGGCCACGACAGCCTCCTGCTGCCCGAGGTGCTGCGCAAGCTGGAGCTGCGCTGGACCGAGCTGGATGGCACCCGCACCGTGGTGACGCTCATGGCCAAGGTGGGACACCTGTCCCCCACCCTGATGGAGCGCCTGGAGGACAAG GccctggagctggcagagcacTTTGACCCCGATGAGCTGCGCCGTGTGGCGCTGGCGCTGGCGCTGCAGCAGCGCCGCTGCGTGCCCCTGCTGCGGGCCCTGTCCTACCACCTGCTGCAGAAACCTGCTGAGCTGCCCCTGCCCATCATCACCGACCTGCTCTTCGCCTACA GTAAGCTGAACTTCCAGCAGCCACAGGTGCTGCACCGcctgtccctggagctgcagcctcaccTGGGCAGCCTGAGCCCGGCTCAGGTGTCGCGCTGTGCCCGCTCCTTCGCCAGCCTGCGCTGGCTCAGTCGGCCCCTCGCCGAGGGCATCGCTCAG TACTGCCTGGAGAACCCACAGAACCTGTCCCTCACCCAGCTCTGCGGGATCCTCGTGTCCTTCGCCCGCCTCAacttccagcccagctccagcgaGGAATTCTTCTCAATG GTCCATGAgcggctgcaggggcaggagctggacaTGCACCTGCTGACAGATGTGGTGTGGTCCCTGtgtgtcctgcagcagccacggccccctcacctgcagcaggtgcTGTCCCCAGAGTTCCACACCCACCTCCGAG gtgacCCCTCCCCACGGGCACAGAGCTCCTGGCTGAAGCTGCTGCACATCAacaccacagccaggctggaggTCCCGGGCTACCAGGGGCCCTTCCTGCCCCCCGAGGTGCTGGGGCgtgacaaggacagggacaaggacagggacaaggcCACTCCCCTGCAgcgggggctgcaggaggcgctgccaggggctctggggggccaCGACCTCGTCAGGTGCAACGTGAGCACGGTGTACGGCTGGGACATCG ATGCCGAGGTGGTGCTGGACAGTGACAACaaagctctgccagtgaggGACTTCAGTGCTCCCCATTTGTCCCACTCCGAGGGGACAAAGCCACTGCCACCAGGGGCCAGGAG GTGCCCCACTATGAATTCCTGGAGCTGA
- the TBRG4 gene encoding FAST kinase domain-containing protein 4 isoform X5 → MAAHLVRRCCRRLLLLPAPAGSPAGPALRTCPPRWAEGPQARPRDNGAEQQLRELIRAAASPQELLQVSRGPALSSNLAALAITRLARLAREQHLDSEGIRRDPRFQQLLCTVDAQISQVWNTPLVLLLRSLQALGLAQGGPQVRSVEQEVLWRLRRLPLRQLVHLAEHLAGQGHDSLLLPEVLRKLELRWTELDGTRTVVTLMAKVGHLSPTLMERLEDKALELAEHFDPDELRRVALALALQQRRCVPLLRALSYHLLQKPAELPLPIITDLLFAYSKLNFQQPQVLHRLSLELQPHLGSLSPAQVSRCARSFASLRWLSRPLAEGIAQYCLENPQNLSLTQLCGILVSFARLNFQPSSSEEFFSMVHERLQGQELDMHLLTDVVWSLCVLQQPRPPHLQQVLSPEFHTHLRGDPSPRAQSSWLKLLHINTTARLEVPGYQGPFLPPEVLGRDKDRDKDRDKATPLQRGLQEALPGALGGHDLVRCNVSTVYGWDIGAPL, encoded by the exons ATGGCCGCACACCTGGTCCGCCGCTGCTGCCGGCGGCTGCTGCTTCTGCCGGCTCCGGCCGGGTCCCCGGCGGGCCCCGCCCTGCGAACCTGCCCGCCCCGCTGGGCCGAGGGGCCGCAGGCGCGGCCGCGGGACAACGGCGCGGAGCAGCAGCTGCGGGAGCTGATCCGGGCCGCTGCCagcccccaggagctgctgcaggtgagccGGGGCCCGGCCCTGAGCAGCAACCTGGCGGCGCTGGCCATCACCCGTCTGGCCCGCTTGGCCCGTGAGCAGCACCTGGACAGCGAGGGCATCCGCAGAGACCCGcgcttccagcagctcctctgcactGTGGATGCGCAG atCTCCCAGGTGTGGAACACacctctggtgctgctgctgcggagccTGCAGGCGCTGGGGCTGGCGCAGGGCGGGCCCCAGGTGCGCTCGGTGGAGCAGGAGGTGCTATGGCGGCTGCGGCGCCTGCCCCTGCGGCAGCTGGTGCACCTGGCCGAGCACCTGGCGGGGCAGGGCCACGACAGCCTCCTGCTGCCCGAGGTGCTGCGCAAGCTGGAGCTGCGCTGGACCGAGCTGGATGGCACCCGCACCGTGGTGACGCTCATGGCCAAGGTGGGACACCTGTCCCCCACCCTGATGGAGCGCCTGGAGGACAAG GccctggagctggcagagcacTTTGACCCCGATGAGCTGCGCCGTGTGGCGCTGGCGCTGGCGCTGCAGCAGCGCCGCTGCGTGCCCCTGCTGCGGGCCCTGTCCTACCACCTGCTGCAGAAACCTGCTGAGCTGCCCCTGCCCATCATCACCGACCTGCTCTTCGCCTACA GTAAGCTGAACTTCCAGCAGCCACAGGTGCTGCACCGcctgtccctggagctgcagcctcaccTGGGCAGCCTGAGCCCGGCTCAGGTGTCGCGCTGTGCCCGCTCCTTCGCCAGCCTGCGCTGGCTCAGTCGGCCCCTCGCCGAGGGCATCGCTCAG TACTGCCTGGAGAACCCACAGAACCTGTCCCTCACCCAGCTCTGCGGGATCCTCGTGTCCTTCGCCCGCCTCAacttccagcccagctccagcgaGGAATTCTTCTCAATG GTCCATGAgcggctgcaggggcaggagctggacaTGCACCTGCTGACAGATGTGGTGTGGTCCCTGtgtgtcctgcagcagccacggccccctcacctgcagcaggtgcTGTCCCCAGAGTTCCACACCCACCTCCGAG gtgacCCCTCCCCACGGGCACAGAGCTCCTGGCTGAAGCTGCTGCACATCAacaccacagccaggctggaggTCCCGGGCTACCAGGGGCCCTTCCTGCCCCCCGAGGTGCTGGGGCgtgacaaggacagggacaaggacagggacaaggcCACTCCCCTGCAgcgggggctgcaggaggcgctgccaggggctctggggggccaCGACCTCGTCAGGTGCAACGTGAGCACGGTGTACGGCTGGGACATCG GTGCCCCACTATGA
- the TBRG4 gene encoding FAST kinase domain-containing protein 4 isoform X2, whose amino-acid sequence MAAHLVRRCCRRLLLLPAPAGSPAGPALRTCPPRWAEGPQARPRDNGAEQQLRELIRAAASPQELLQVSRGPALSSNLAALAITRLARLAREQHLDSEGIRRDPRFQQLLCTVDAQISQVWNTPLVLLLRSLQALGLAQGGPQVRSVEQEVLWRLRRLPLRQLVHLAEHLAGQGHDSLLLPEVLRKLELRWTELDGTRTVVTLMAKVGHLSPTLMERLEDKALELAEHFDPDELRRVALALALQQRRCVPLLRALSYHLLQKPAELPLPIITDLLFAYSKLNFQQPQVLHRLSLELQPHLGSLSPAQVSRCARSFASLRWLSRPLAEGIAQYCLENPQNLSLTQLCGILVSFARLNFQPSSSEEFFSMVHERLQGQELDMHLLTDVVWSLCVLQQPRPPHLQQVLSPEFHTHLRGDPSPRAQSSWLKLLHINTTARLEVPGYQGPFLPPEVLGRDKDRDKDRDKATPLQRGLQEALPGALGGHDLVRCNVSTVYGWDIDAEVVLDSDNKALPVRDFSAPHLSHSEGTKPLPPGARRVAVLRWELLQFSSRGRELLGRGSMARRHLRAAGFLLAEIYPKCHLNLPPGAGPNPHPVRCPWDSGAPL is encoded by the exons ATGGCCGCACACCTGGTCCGCCGCTGCTGCCGGCGGCTGCTGCTTCTGCCGGCTCCGGCCGGGTCCCCGGCGGGCCCCGCCCTGCGAACCTGCCCGCCCCGCTGGGCCGAGGGGCCGCAGGCGCGGCCGCGGGACAACGGCGCGGAGCAGCAGCTGCGGGAGCTGATCCGGGCCGCTGCCagcccccaggagctgctgcaggtgagccGGGGCCCGGCCCTGAGCAGCAACCTGGCGGCGCTGGCCATCACCCGTCTGGCCCGCTTGGCCCGTGAGCAGCACCTGGACAGCGAGGGCATCCGCAGAGACCCGcgcttccagcagctcctctgcactGTGGATGCGCAG atCTCCCAGGTGTGGAACACacctctggtgctgctgctgcggagccTGCAGGCGCTGGGGCTGGCGCAGGGCGGGCCCCAGGTGCGCTCGGTGGAGCAGGAGGTGCTATGGCGGCTGCGGCGCCTGCCCCTGCGGCAGCTGGTGCACCTGGCCGAGCACCTGGCGGGGCAGGGCCACGACAGCCTCCTGCTGCCCGAGGTGCTGCGCAAGCTGGAGCTGCGCTGGACCGAGCTGGATGGCACCCGCACCGTGGTGACGCTCATGGCCAAGGTGGGACACCTGTCCCCCACCCTGATGGAGCGCCTGGAGGACAAG GccctggagctggcagagcacTTTGACCCCGATGAGCTGCGCCGTGTGGCGCTGGCGCTGGCGCTGCAGCAGCGCCGCTGCGTGCCCCTGCTGCGGGCCCTGTCCTACCACCTGCTGCAGAAACCTGCTGAGCTGCCCCTGCCCATCATCACCGACCTGCTCTTCGCCTACA GTAAGCTGAACTTCCAGCAGCCACAGGTGCTGCACCGcctgtccctggagctgcagcctcaccTGGGCAGCCTGAGCCCGGCTCAGGTGTCGCGCTGTGCCCGCTCCTTCGCCAGCCTGCGCTGGCTCAGTCGGCCCCTCGCCGAGGGCATCGCTCAG TACTGCCTGGAGAACCCACAGAACCTGTCCCTCACCCAGCTCTGCGGGATCCTCGTGTCCTTCGCCCGCCTCAacttccagcccagctccagcgaGGAATTCTTCTCAATG GTCCATGAgcggctgcaggggcaggagctggacaTGCACCTGCTGACAGATGTGGTGTGGTCCCTGtgtgtcctgcagcagccacggccccctcacctgcagcaggtgcTGTCCCCAGAGTTCCACACCCACCTCCGAG gtgacCCCTCCCCACGGGCACAGAGCTCCTGGCTGAAGCTGCTGCACATCAacaccacagccaggctggaggTCCCGGGCTACCAGGGGCCCTTCCTGCCCCCCGAGGTGCTGGGGCgtgacaaggacagggacaaggacagggacaaggcCACTCCCCTGCAgcgggggctgcaggaggcgctgccaggggctctggggggccaCGACCTCGTCAGGTGCAACGTGAGCACGGTGTACGGCTGGGACATCG ATGCCGAGGTGGTGCTGGACAGTGACAACaaagctctgccagtgaggGACTTCAGTGCTCCCCATTTGTCCCACTCCGAGGGGACAAAGCCACTGCCACCAGGGGCCAGGAG GGTGGCCGTGCTGCGCTGGGAGCTTCTGCAGTTCAGCTCACGGGGCCGGGAGCTGCTGGGCCGGGGCTCCATGGCCCGCAGGCACCTGAGAGCCGCCGGCTTCCTGCTGGCCGAG ATATACCCAAAGTGTCACCTGAACCTCCCTCCTGGAGCAGGGCCCAACCCCCACCCTGTGAGGTGCCCTTGGGACTCAG GTGCCCCACTATGA
- the TBRG4 gene encoding FAST kinase domain-containing protein 4 isoform X1, whose amino-acid sequence MAAHLVRRCCRRLLLLPAPAGSPAGPALRTCPPRWAEGPQARPRDNGAEQQLRELIRAAASPQELLQVSRGPALSSNLAALAITRLARLAREQHLDSEGIRRDPRFQQLLCTVDAQISQVWNTPLVLLLRSLQALGLAQGGPQVRSVEQEVLWRLRRLPLRQLVHLAEHLAGQGHDSLLLPEVLRKLELRWTELDGTRTVVTLMAKVGHLSPTLMERLEDKALELAEHFDPDELRRVALALALQQRRCVPLLRALSYHLLQKPAELPLPIITDLLFAYSKLNFQQPQVLHRLSLELQPHLGSLSPAQVSRCARSFASLRWLSRPLAEGIAQYCLENPQNLSLTQLCGILVSFARLNFQPSSSEEFFSMVHERLQGQELDMHLLTDVVWSLCVLQQPRPPHLQQVLSPEFHTHLRGDPSPRAQSSWLKLLHINTTARLEVPGYQGPFLPPEVLGRDKDRDKDRDKATPLQRGLQEALPGALGGHDLVRCNVSTVYGWDIDAEVVLDSDNKALPVRDFSAPHLSHSEGTKPLPPGARRVAVLRWELLQFSSRGRELLGRGSMARRHLRAAGFLLAEVPHYEFLELKLERQRVAYLKDKVAKALASDTAGDTATDTAT is encoded by the exons ATGGCCGCACACCTGGTCCGCCGCTGCTGCCGGCGGCTGCTGCTTCTGCCGGCTCCGGCCGGGTCCCCGGCGGGCCCCGCCCTGCGAACCTGCCCGCCCCGCTGGGCCGAGGGGCCGCAGGCGCGGCCGCGGGACAACGGCGCGGAGCAGCAGCTGCGGGAGCTGATCCGGGCCGCTGCCagcccccaggagctgctgcaggtgagccGGGGCCCGGCCCTGAGCAGCAACCTGGCGGCGCTGGCCATCACCCGTCTGGCCCGCTTGGCCCGTGAGCAGCACCTGGACAGCGAGGGCATCCGCAGAGACCCGcgcttccagcagctcctctgcactGTGGATGCGCAG atCTCCCAGGTGTGGAACACacctctggtgctgctgctgcggagccTGCAGGCGCTGGGGCTGGCGCAGGGCGGGCCCCAGGTGCGCTCGGTGGAGCAGGAGGTGCTATGGCGGCTGCGGCGCCTGCCCCTGCGGCAGCTGGTGCACCTGGCCGAGCACCTGGCGGGGCAGGGCCACGACAGCCTCCTGCTGCCCGAGGTGCTGCGCAAGCTGGAGCTGCGCTGGACCGAGCTGGATGGCACCCGCACCGTGGTGACGCTCATGGCCAAGGTGGGACACCTGTCCCCCACCCTGATGGAGCGCCTGGAGGACAAG GccctggagctggcagagcacTTTGACCCCGATGAGCTGCGCCGTGTGGCGCTGGCGCTGGCGCTGCAGCAGCGCCGCTGCGTGCCCCTGCTGCGGGCCCTGTCCTACCACCTGCTGCAGAAACCTGCTGAGCTGCCCCTGCCCATCATCACCGACCTGCTCTTCGCCTACA GTAAGCTGAACTTCCAGCAGCCACAGGTGCTGCACCGcctgtccctggagctgcagcctcaccTGGGCAGCCTGAGCCCGGCTCAGGTGTCGCGCTGTGCCCGCTCCTTCGCCAGCCTGCGCTGGCTCAGTCGGCCCCTCGCCGAGGGCATCGCTCAG TACTGCCTGGAGAACCCACAGAACCTGTCCCTCACCCAGCTCTGCGGGATCCTCGTGTCCTTCGCCCGCCTCAacttccagcccagctccagcgaGGAATTCTTCTCAATG GTCCATGAgcggctgcaggggcaggagctggacaTGCACCTGCTGACAGATGTGGTGTGGTCCCTGtgtgtcctgcagcagccacggccccctcacctgcagcaggtgcTGTCCCCAGAGTTCCACACCCACCTCCGAG gtgacCCCTCCCCACGGGCACAGAGCTCCTGGCTGAAGCTGCTGCACATCAacaccacagccaggctggaggTCCCGGGCTACCAGGGGCCCTTCCTGCCCCCCGAGGTGCTGGGGCgtgacaaggacagggacaaggacagggacaaggcCACTCCCCTGCAgcgggggctgcaggaggcgctgccaggggctctggggggccaCGACCTCGTCAGGTGCAACGTGAGCACGGTGTACGGCTGGGACATCG ATGCCGAGGTGGTGCTGGACAGTGACAACaaagctctgccagtgaggGACTTCAGTGCTCCCCATTTGTCCCACTCCGAGGGGACAAAGCCACTGCCACCAGGGGCCAGGAG GGTGGCCGTGCTGCGCTGGGAGCTTCTGCAGTTCAGCTCACGGGGCCGGGAGCTGCTGGGCCGGGGCTCCATGGCCCGCAGGCACCTGAGAGCCGCCGGCTTCCTGCTGGCCGAG GTGCCCCACTATGAATTCCTGGAGCTGAAGCTGGAGCGGCAGCGCGTGGCCTACCTGAAGGACAAGGTGGCCAAGGCCCTGGCCAGTGACACAGCAGGGGACACAGCCACCGACACAGCCACCTAG
- the TBRG4 gene encoding FAST kinase domain-containing protein 4 isoform X3, whose translation MAAHLVRRCCRRLLLLPAPAGSPAGPALRTCPPRWAEGPQARPRDNGAEQQLRELIRAAASPQELLQVSRGPALSSNLAALAITRLARLAREQHLDSEGIRRDPRFQQLLCTVDAQISQVWNTPLVLLLRSLQALGLAQGGPQVRSVEQEVLWRLRRLPLRQLVHLAEHLAGQGHDSLLLPEVLRKLELRWTELDGTRTVVTLMAKALELAEHFDPDELRRVALALALQQRRCVPLLRALSYHLLQKPAELPLPIITDLLFAYSKLNFQQPQVLHRLSLELQPHLGSLSPAQVSRCARSFASLRWLSRPLAEGIAQYCLENPQNLSLTQLCGILVSFARLNFQPSSSEEFFSMVHERLQGQELDMHLLTDVVWSLCVLQQPRPPHLQQVLSPEFHTHLRGDPSPRAQSSWLKLLHINTTARLEVPGYQGPFLPPEVLGRDKDRDKDRDKATPLQRGLQEALPGALGGHDLVRCNVSTVYGWDIDAEVVLDSDNKALPVRDFSAPHLSHSEGTKPLPPGARRVAVLRWELLQFSSRGRELLGRGSMARRHLRAAGFLLAEVPHYEFLELKLERQRVAYLKDKVAKALASDTAGDTATDTAT comes from the exons ATGGCCGCACACCTGGTCCGCCGCTGCTGCCGGCGGCTGCTGCTTCTGCCGGCTCCGGCCGGGTCCCCGGCGGGCCCCGCCCTGCGAACCTGCCCGCCCCGCTGGGCCGAGGGGCCGCAGGCGCGGCCGCGGGACAACGGCGCGGAGCAGCAGCTGCGGGAGCTGATCCGGGCCGCTGCCagcccccaggagctgctgcaggtgagccGGGGCCCGGCCCTGAGCAGCAACCTGGCGGCGCTGGCCATCACCCGTCTGGCCCGCTTGGCCCGTGAGCAGCACCTGGACAGCGAGGGCATCCGCAGAGACCCGcgcttccagcagctcctctgcactGTGGATGCGCAG atCTCCCAGGTGTGGAACACacctctggtgctgctgctgcggagccTGCAGGCGCTGGGGCTGGCGCAGGGCGGGCCCCAGGTGCGCTCGGTGGAGCAGGAGGTGCTATGGCGGCTGCGGCGCCTGCCCCTGCGGCAGCTGGTGCACCTGGCCGAGCACCTGGCGGGGCAGGGCCACGACAGCCTCCTGCTGCCCGAGGTGCTGCGCAAGCTGGAGCTGCGCTGGACCGAGCTGGATGGCACCCGCACCGTGGTGACGCTCATGGCCAAG GccctggagctggcagagcacTTTGACCCCGATGAGCTGCGCCGTGTGGCGCTGGCGCTGGCGCTGCAGCAGCGCCGCTGCGTGCCCCTGCTGCGGGCCCTGTCCTACCACCTGCTGCAGAAACCTGCTGAGCTGCCCCTGCCCATCATCACCGACCTGCTCTTCGCCTACA GTAAGCTGAACTTCCAGCAGCCACAGGTGCTGCACCGcctgtccctggagctgcagcctcaccTGGGCAGCCTGAGCCCGGCTCAGGTGTCGCGCTGTGCCCGCTCCTTCGCCAGCCTGCGCTGGCTCAGTCGGCCCCTCGCCGAGGGCATCGCTCAG TACTGCCTGGAGAACCCACAGAACCTGTCCCTCACCCAGCTCTGCGGGATCCTCGTGTCCTTCGCCCGCCTCAacttccagcccagctccagcgaGGAATTCTTCTCAATG GTCCATGAgcggctgcaggggcaggagctggacaTGCACCTGCTGACAGATGTGGTGTGGTCCCTGtgtgtcctgcagcagccacggccccctcacctgcagcaggtgcTGTCCCCAGAGTTCCACACCCACCTCCGAG gtgacCCCTCCCCACGGGCACAGAGCTCCTGGCTGAAGCTGCTGCACATCAacaccacagccaggctggaggTCCCGGGCTACCAGGGGCCCTTCCTGCCCCCCGAGGTGCTGGGGCgtgacaaggacagggacaaggacagggacaaggcCACTCCCCTGCAgcgggggctgcaggaggcgctgccaggggctctggggggccaCGACCTCGTCAGGTGCAACGTGAGCACGGTGTACGGCTGGGACATCG ATGCCGAGGTGGTGCTGGACAGTGACAACaaagctctgccagtgaggGACTTCAGTGCTCCCCATTTGTCCCACTCCGAGGGGACAAAGCCACTGCCACCAGGGGCCAGGAG GGTGGCCGTGCTGCGCTGGGAGCTTCTGCAGTTCAGCTCACGGGGCCGGGAGCTGCTGGGCCGGGGCTCCATGGCCCGCAGGCACCTGAGAGCCGCCGGCTTCCTGCTGGCCGAG GTGCCCCACTATGAATTCCTGGAGCTGAAGCTGGAGCGGCAGCGCGTGGCCTACCTGAAGGACAAGGTGGCCAAGGCCCTGGCCAGTGACACAGCAGGGGACACAGCCACCGACACAGCCACCTAG